The genome window TGCGCCCCTGGTAGCTGACCTCAATCAGGCCGGTGGCATCATCGGGAAGCCAGAAGCCAATAAACCCGTTGTCGAAGGTGGTTGTCGCCTCGTCCACCAGCACCTCACCGGTCGCCTCATCGGTGATCGTGACCTGGATATCCTCATTGTCGAGTTCCCCCAGGCAGGTCGTGAGGCTGTGGTAGAAGCAGTCGTGGGTGGAGGTGAGATAGGGTGCGATCGAGACATACGTCTGATTGTCGGGAAGATCGACCACGACTTCCTGGTCATCGCTCGAGAGCAGCAGTTTATCGGCACGTACTGAGGCGTTCAGATCCGTGGGACGCTCAGTGACCTTCTGCCGGTCGAGGTGATCAATGATCTCCACCGCGTCCATGGCGGCCAGGCCATGGGTAGTCAGGAATGTATCCTGGGACACCGTCCCGTCGGCGGTGGGTTCCGGGTCGGCGGCCGAACACCCCGTGAGGGCGAGGGCGGCGGCTGCGATCGCTGCTCGTTTCACGTCA of Corynebacterium kroppenstedtii DSM 44385 contains these proteins:
- a CDS encoding CueP family metal-binding protein, translated to MKRAAIAAAALALTGCSAADPEPTADGTVSQDTFLTTHGLAAMDAVEIIDHLDRQKVTERPTDLNASVRADKLLLSSDDQEVVVDLPDNQTYVSIAPYLTSTHDCFYHSLTTCLGELDNEDIQVTITDEATGEVLVDEATTTFDNGFIGFWLPDDATGLIEVSYQGRTGTAEFSTADDGATCVTDLHLT